The nucleotide window CTGGGTCTGGTTTGGTTCCGTCGGTAGATACCGGATTATTGTTAGATGCATTTTTTTGACAGGCTGAGATGCCAAAAAGCAGGGTTGCTGTAAACAAAACCAGCAAATTGAGTGTAAAGATCTTATTCTTCATATATCAGAATATTACCAGTTAGGATTTTGTGTTAGATTGGTATTTACTACAAGGTTGTCTGTCTTAATAGGCCATAAGTAGTTTTTCAAACCGAATACCGGGATCAGAACAGTTCTGGGTTGATAGTAGTCAGATGGGTTTTCTCCATATACATTCCAACCTTGTAATGGCCTGCTCAATACATTCTGTAACTCTTTCCATCTTCTTAAATCCCATCCGCTTTGCGCCTCAAAACATAATTCAATTCTTCGTTCCTGGTGGATGATCTGTCTTAGCCCCTCTTTGGTGAGTGGCTTCGATGGAGCAGAAGAATAAGTTTGCCACGACTCAACCACTCCCTTTAACCCAGCCCGTGTTCTCACTCTGTCAATAAATTCGTATGTTTCCGCTGTAGGGCCATTTATTTCATTTAATGCCTCCGCATAAAGTAAGTACAAGCCAGCTAGCCGGATCACCGGGAGTTTGAAATGTTCTGTTTGGAAAGTTTCATCATATACCGTTATATAGTTCGCCAGTTTTTTAGGCCAGTAGCCGGTTATATTCGTAGCGCCAACACTTTTAGGTCCGGCTAAGGCAGTAGGACCGCGACCCTGTACATAACGGGGGTTGTTCGCATCCAGTACTCCGTTCCCAAACCAGATGCCACCATCAAAACCCAGGTTGGCGTAAAAGCGCGACTCCCTGTTAAAGTTAACCTTTGCTGTTGCGTATCCAAGCTTTATATAGTTTTTATTAGCGTCGTCTCCTGCCTGTGTAGTATACCTGTTTATATAGTCAAAGTTTTTATCTTCATTGATCGGTACTCCGTTTTTGGTGTAAAATAAATCGGTTGTAGCTATGGGGACAGAAAAACTGCCGGGGTTTTGGTTCACACTGGCTACGGATTTATCGGTCATACGGGGTATAACGTAGTTCTGATAGTTAAATCCATAATTCATAGCCCATATTAATTCCAGATTGTTTTCCCATTTTTCAGTAACTGCGGTTTGCAGCGTCAGCACCTGTTTTAGTTCGTCGTTCATGTTCAATACATTGCCTACGGGGATATAGGTATGGAATTTAATTCCAACACTTTCGGCCTCATCAATCGCTTCTTTGCACGCGGTGGCTGCTTTTTGCCAAAGGGTAGCATCATAACTTGCTGGGAAAAGATTCCTTCCGTCTTTGTCTTTAAAACCTGCATAATCAGGATTTCCGTTAAACAAAGGACTTGCCTGCGTCATTAATATTTCTGCTTTAAATGAAAGGGCTATAACTTTGGTGATACGTCCCAACTCCTGAGCAGGATTTTGAATAGTTGGTGGCAGGTTTGGTATAGCCTCGTCCAGAAGAGAGAGGACGTAATCAAAAGATTCCTGCAGGGTTGCTCTTTTTATTTTTACCTCTTCAGCTGATGCGTTAATGGGCAGGTTTTCCCTAACAAGCGGGATAGGACCATACATTCTTAACAGCCAGTAATGATAGTAAGCCTTCAGAAACCTGGTTTCAGCCAGCCACCTGTTTTTGGTAGGTGTATCCAGATCAATAGGCTGATCGATATTCTCCAGCATGATATTGCATCTTCTGATTGCCTGGAAGA belongs to Niabella yanshanensis and includes:
- a CDS encoding RagB/SusD family nutrient uptake outer membrane protein, yielding MSLSVSIKGLAGAILIGACLSSLSSCKKYLDIVPDNVGTLDYAFRNKNEAENYLFTCYSTMQRQYNTIVNPGFTLAAEIVYPTDPNGFAALNEAGFSLIKGIQTPSNPLINYWDGEGGAEPLFQAIRRCNIMLENIDQPIDLDTPTKNRWLAETRFLKAYYHYWLLRMYGPIPLVRENLPINASAEEVKIKRATLQESFDYVLSLLDEAIPNLPPTIQNPAQELGRITKVIALSFKAEILMTQASPLFNGNPDYAGFKDKDGRNLFPASYDATLWQKAATACKEAIDEAESVGIKFHTYIPVGNVLNMNDELKQVLTLQTAVTEKWENNLELIWAMNYGFNYQNYVIPRMTDKSVASVNQNPGSFSVPIATTDLFYTKNGVPINEDKNFDYINRYTTQAGDDANKNYIKLGYATAKVNFNRESRFYANLGFDGGIWFGNGVLDANNPRYVQGRGPTALAGPKSVGATNITGYWPKKLANYITVYDETFQTEHFKLPVIRLAGLYLLYAEALNEINGPTAETYEFIDRVRTRAGLKGVVESWQTYSSAPSKPLTKEGLRQIIHQERRIELCFEAQSGWDLRRWKELQNVLSRPLQGWNVYGENPSDYYQPRTVLIPVFGLKNYLWPIKTDNLVVNTNLTQNPNW